AATAAATTGGTCGCATTTTACAATCATAATATAAACTTTTTTAAGTGTCAAGCAATTAATAAAGAAGTTTAAATCAAACAAAGACATCCATTTGGATGTCTTTGTAAAAAACTTTTGAATTACTTAAGTTCTACTGAAGCACCAGCTTCAGTTAATTTCGCTTTTAATTCTTCAGCTTCGTCTTTTGAAACTCCTTCTTTAACTGCTTTTGGAGCACCGTCAACTAATTCTTTTGCATCTTTTAATCCTAAACCAGTAATTTCACGAACTACTTTAATTACGTTGATTTTTTTATCTCCAGCGCTAGCTAAGATTACATCAAACTCAGATTGTTCTTCAGCAGCTTCAGCTGCTGGTGCAGCAACTCCTGCAGCAACTGCAACTGGAGCTGCAGCGCTAACACCAAATTCTTCTTCAAATGCTTTTACTAATTCAGATAATTCTAATACAGAAAGTCCTTTTACTGTTTCAATAATATCGTTAATTTTAGACATTATACTTCCTCCTTAAATTTCACCATAATTTTTTTATTAAGCTTCTAGTTCTTTTGCTTTTCTAACTTCTTCAAGTGCATAACCCATTTTTCTAATAGGTCCTTGTAAAACATTAACAAGCCCAACAATAGGTGCTTGTAGCAACCCAGCAAACTGAGTAAGCAGTACTTCTCTTGAAGGAAGATTTGCTAATGCATCAACCTGAGCTTGGCTAATAACTTTACCTTCAAGGATACCAGCTTTAACTTCTAAATTTTTGTGATCTTTAGCAAACTTTGAAATAATTTGAGCAGGAGCTACTGCATCAGTAACACCATAAGCTATAGCCGTAGGACCTTTGAAATATTCTTCAGTTCCTTCGATGCCTGCTTCATTAGCAGCAATTGTTAAAAGAGTATTTTTAACAACTTTAAATTCTACACCAGCATTTCTTAAATTTGCTCTTAATTCAGTAACCTCTGCTACATTCAGACCACAATAGTCTGTAATAACAGCAGATTTAGCACCTTCAAATTTTTCTCTTAGGATAGCTACTTCCTGTTTCTTCTTATTGAGGTTACTCAACAGATTCACCTCCTTCAATATTAAGTAAATATAAAATATAAAAGCCCTCCGTAAACGACACGAAGGGCTGAATTCATGAATTACTCACTCACTCTAAGCCACCTCGGTAGGAAATTAAGTCTAGTGACGCCTACTGTCTACAGCGGAAAACTCATATACAATTTATATAAAACAACTCTTGTTATTTTAATTCATTTTCAGTGGTGTGTCAAGCTATTAATAACTATGTGGATTGATTTTTACACCAGGACCCATAGTTGATGAAAGTGTAACACTTTTAACATATTGACCTTTTGCACTTGCAGGTTTAGCTTTCATAAGCACATCCATTAGCGCAGAAAGGTTTTCTTCAAGCTTGTCTAACTCAAAAGAAGCTTTGCCTATTGGTACATGAATAATGCTTGTTTTATCAACACGATATTCAACTTTACCAGCTTTTACTTCATTTACAGCTTTATCTATATCAAAGGTAACAGTACCTGTTTTTGGATTCGGCATAAGACCTTTTGGTCCTAATACACGACCTAAACGACCTACTAGACCCATCATATCTGGAGTTGCTATAACTACGTCAAAACCAAACCATCCAGTTTGAATTTTAGCGATCATATCTTCAGCTCCAACGAAATCAGCACCAGCAGCTTCCGCTTCTTTAGCCTTTTCGCCCTTTGCAAAAACTAATACAGATCTTGTTCTTCCAGTGCCATGTGGTAAAACTACAGCACCTCTAATTTGTTGGTCAGCATGACGCGGATCAACACCAAGTTTAACTGCTAAATCGATTGTTTCATCAAATTTTGCCTTAGCTGTTTTTTTAACTAATTCTAACCCAGCTTGGGGTTCATAAAAAGCCAATCTATCAAAGTCTTTTACTGAATCAGTATACTTTTTGCCATGTTTAGCCATTATAATTTTCCTCCTTTGTGGTTATATCGGAATTTTCCTCCCACGATAGCTTATTTAATTAAGCTTCTATCTCAATACCCATACTGCGAGCAGTACCTTCAATCATGCGTATAGCTGCTTCAACTGATGCAGCATTTAAATCTTCCATTTTGCTTTCAGCAATTTCTTTAACCTTTGCTGCTGATACTTTCGCTACTTTGTTACGATTTGGTTCTCCTGAAGCTTTAGCAATTCCTGCTGCTTGTTTTAATAATACAGCTGCTGGAGGAGTCTTCGTTACAAATGTGAAAGTACGGTCTGCATATACTGTAATTTCAACAGGAATAATTAATCCTGCTTGATTTTTTGTTCTTTCGTTAAACTCTTTACAGAAACCCATAATATTAACACCATGTTGTCCTAATGCTGGTCCAACTGGTGGAGCTGGGTTTGCTTTAGCTGCTGGAACTTGTAATTTTATAAATCCTATTACTTTTTTAGCCATGTAGTGCACCTCCTTAGGGTTAATATGTTTTTCTCTTATCTTGTTTTTTTATAAGTTTTTTTGTAATTGAGTAAAATCTAATTCAACAGGTGTCTCCCGTCCAAACATTGAAACTAGAACCTTTACTTTACCTTTTTCCGGGAGTATTTCTTCTATTACCCCTAAGAAGTTTTCAAAAGGTCCTTCTATAACTTGAACGCTTTCACCAATCTCGAAATCAATATTTGTTTTTGTTTCTGATACTCCCATTTGTTTTAGTATCTTTTTTACTTCATATTCATGCAGAGGTACAGGTTTAGCTCCAGTACCGACAAATCCTGTCACTCCTGTTGTGTTTCTCACGACATACCATGAATCATCCGTCATTACCATTTGTACTAAAACATATCCTGGGAAAACCTTGCGTTTTGCTATCTTCTGTTTTCCATTTTTTATTTCTAACTCGTCTTCCATCGGTACCAATATTTGGAAAATCTGGTCTTCCATATTCATGGATTCCATTCTTTTTTCCAGATTTGTTTTTACTTTGTTTTCATACCCAGCATAAGTATGAATAACATACCATGATTTTTCCATAACTCAAGGGTCCCTCTTTTTTCGAGGACCCCCACCCCCTCAAAATACCATTATTAGATCAGTAATTTCATAATGAAACTCAACCCTGAATCTACAATCCAAATTAGCGTTGAAACAATTGTTACAGTAACTAAAACAACACCTGTATAAGTTACTAACTGAGTTCTGTTTGGCCAATGGACTTTTTTGAGTTCATTCCAAGAGCTTCTGAAAAATCGCTTAGTTTTAACTACAAAACCTTGCTTTTTTTCAACTTTTTTTCTACGTTTTTATCCTTGCTACTCATAGCTACACATCCCTAATTACTTAGTTTCTTTATGAATAGTGTGGTTTTTGCAAAATGGACAATATTTTTTAAATTCCATTCTATCAGGTTTGTTCTTTTTGTTCTTTGTCGAGCTATAATTACGGCGCTTACATTCAGTACATGCCAATGTAATACCTACGCGCACAGTTGCCACCTCCTACTTACATCTACAATCATACACCTTTTACCAGTACCTAGTATACTTTAGCATACCCTAGATTAGCATGTCAATATTTTTTAACTATGTGAGGCTTAAGTAAGTTATCAATAAAAAGCAGGACTAATGTCCTGCTTTTTATTCAGTGATAGCCGTAACTACACCAGCACCAACTGTACGTCCACCTTCACGGATTGCAAAACGTAAACCTTCTTCTACTGCAATTGGAGTGATTAATTCTATATCCATTTTAATGTTGTCTCCAGGCATTACCATTTCTGTTCCTTCTGGTAATGTGATTACGCCTGTTACATCTGTTGTTCTAAAATAGAATTGTGGACGGTATCCGTTGAAAAATGGTGTGTGACGTCCGCCTTCTTCTTTTGTTAATACATATACTTCTGATGCGAATTTTGTATGAGGTTTGATTGATCCTGTTTTTGCTA
The genomic region above belongs to Desulfonispora thiosulfatigenes DSM 11270 and contains:
- the nusG gene encoding transcription termination/antitermination protein NusG, which produces MEKSWYVIHTYAGYENKVKTNLEKRMESMNMEDQIFQILVPMEDELEIKNGKQKIAKRKVFPGYVLVQMVMTDDSWYVVRNTTGVTGFVGTGAKPVPLHEYEVKKILKQMGVSETKTNIDFEIGESVQVIEGPFENFLGVIEEILPEKGKVKVLVSMFGRETPVELDFTQLQKNL
- the rplL gene encoding 50S ribosomal protein L7/L12 translates to MSKINDIIETVKGLSVLELSELVKAFEEEFGVSAAAPVAVAAGVAAPAAEAAEEQSEFDVILASAGDKKINVIKVVREITGLGLKDAKELVDGAPKAVKEGVSKDEAEELKAKLTEAGASVELK
- the rpmG gene encoding 50S ribosomal protein L33, translating into MRVGITLACTECKRRNYSSTKNKKNKPDRMEFKKYCPFCKNHTIHKETK
- the rplJ gene encoding 50S ribosomal protein L10, which gives rise to MSNLNKKKQEVAILREKFEGAKSAVITDYCGLNVAEVTELRANLRNAGVEFKVVKNTLLTIAANEAGIEGTEEYFKGPTAIAYGVTDAVAPAQIISKFAKDHKNLEVKAGILEGKVISQAQVDALANLPSREVLLTQFAGLLQAPIVGLVNVLQGPIRKMGYALEEVRKAKELEA
- the rplA gene encoding 50S ribosomal protein L1, giving the protein MAKHGKKYTDSVKDFDRLAFYEPQAGLELVKKTAKAKFDETIDLAVKLGVDPRHADQQIRGAVVLPHGTGRTRSVLVFAKGEKAKEAEAAGADFVGAEDMIAKIQTGWFGFDVVIATPDMMGLVGRLGRVLGPKGLMPNPKTGTVTFDIDKAVNEVKAGKVEYRVDKTSIIHVPIGKASFELDKLEENLSALMDVLMKAKPASAKGQYVKSVTLSSTMGPGVKINPHSY
- the rplK gene encoding 50S ribosomal protein L11 encodes the protein MAKKVIGFIKLQVPAAKANPAPPVGPALGQHGVNIMGFCKEFNERTKNQAGLIIPVEITVYADRTFTFVTKTPPAAVLLKQAAGIAKASGEPNRNKVAKVSAAKVKEIAESKMEDLNAASVEAAIRMIEGTARSMGIEIEA